The following are encoded in a window of Brockia lithotrophica genomic DNA:
- the modD gene encoding ModD protein — protein MYTLTTQELEELLREDVPYADLTSELLEIRGKPGRMRYRAREEGVLAGAEVVASLARILGLDPRFVLPAGREILPGKTVLEVEGDAYELHRLWRVGLGVLGFSSGVATGTRKLVLAARKGAPDVPVLATRKALPGTRKLAALAVRAGGGWPHRLGLSESVLVFPQHLPFADDPQPEALVRKLRAIGRDKRILVEVSDVEEAIRYLEAGADGVQFEKVEPEALRHDLPRLKESYPCAVFLAAGGITPETAAAYASTGVDGLVTSWMFTRPPLDFSVEMERA, from the coding sequence GTGTACACGCTCACGACGCAGGAACTCGAAGAACTCCTGCGCGAAGACGTCCCCTACGCCGACCTCACGAGCGAGCTTCTGGAGATTCGGGGTAAACCCGGGCGGATGCGCTACCGCGCCCGCGAAGAAGGCGTCCTCGCCGGCGCGGAGGTCGTCGCCTCCCTCGCCCGAATCTTGGGACTCGACCCCCGGTTCGTCCTCCCAGCGGGAAGGGAAATCCTCCCAGGGAAAACCGTCCTCGAAGTCGAGGGAGATGCGTACGAACTCCACCGCCTGTGGCGTGTAGGCTTAGGCGTTCTCGGTTTTTCCTCTGGCGTGGCGACAGGTACGCGGAAGCTCGTCCTCGCCGCCCGCAAAGGGGCGCCCGACGTCCCCGTCCTCGCCACGCGCAAGGCGCTCCCCGGAACGCGCAAGCTCGCCGCCCTTGCCGTCCGCGCGGGGGGAGGATGGCCCCACCGCCTGGGGCTTTCGGAGAGCGTCCTCGTCTTTCCGCAGCACCTCCCCTTCGCGGATGACCCACAGCCGGAAGCCCTCGTACGAAAGCTCCGCGCCATCGGCCGCGACAAGCGCATCCTCGTAGAGGTCTCCGACGTCGAAGAAGCGATCCGCTATCTCGAGGCGGGTGCGGACGGCGTGCAGTTCGAAAAGGTCGAACCCGAAGCCCTGCGCCACGACCTCCCTCGCCTCAAGGAGTCCTACCCTTGCGCGGTCTTCCTCGCGGCGGGGGGAATCACGCCGGAAACCGCCGCGGCTTACGCCTCTACTGGCGTAGACGGGCTCGTGACCTCGTGGATGTTCACCCGGCCACCTCTCGACTTTTCCGTAGAAATGGAACGGGCGTGA
- a CDS encoding polysaccharide deacetylase family protein, producing the protein MSWIPALGKGIAYLVLLYTLYVLLSLVWFRLLRLGGLHRLRVPGTVFLTFDDGPDPEYTPRLLEVLARHGARATFFVVGERAARYPEVLRQIAEAGHEIGIHNFRHTMNFLSLPWRTVRGVEEAARIVEEITGRRPALYRPPWGALGFVDYLLLRKRFTVVFWSLTMYDWQAARTVLWLKWRFLSRVSPGEIVLLHDSGRTFGADPEAPGRSLAALDAALTLLREAGVSFRFSSLGEGLAAAARGERIPDPPRRLRHRLYFAFERLHHAVLRYTPLLGTDGLLYLERRPYSGPPLVVRGQTLLSPGDPGLNLHFNNELLFSALRNETSTLRYMIQLKRLADQSLTLLAHYIAEYAPDVRGVYGLSALHRGIRAFGFHVLPPQGTLWERISGAYMLWLLGLLHPEGMRRLREGGDVSPRWVVLSREELEARYGVRAAVRSERSSLGPTGAKKAATERGGEGG; encoded by the coding sequence TTGTCGTGGATCCCGGCCTTGGGGAAGGGGATTGCGTACCTCGTCCTCCTTTATACGCTGTACGTCCTTCTCTCGCTCGTCTGGTTTCGCCTCCTTCGGCTTGGTGGGCTTCACCGCCTCCGGGTCCCGGGAACTGTCTTTCTCACGTTCGACGATGGACCGGATCCTGAATATACCCCTCGGCTGTTGGAAGTTCTCGCGCGCCACGGGGCGCGGGCGACTTTTTTCGTCGTGGGCGAACGCGCGGCGCGCTACCCGGAAGTCCTGCGGCAGATCGCCGAGGCAGGTCACGAAATCGGGATTCACAACTTCCGGCACACGATGAACTTCCTCTCCCTGCCGTGGAGGACGGTGCGCGGTGTGGAAGAGGCGGCACGCATAGTAGAAGAGATCACCGGCAGGCGCCCTGCGCTCTACCGCCCTCCCTGGGGCGCCCTCGGTTTCGTAGACTACCTCCTTCTCCGGAAGAGGTTTACGGTCGTCTTTTGGTCGCTCACGATGTACGATTGGCAGGCCGCGCGCACCGTCCTTTGGCTCAAATGGCGTTTCCTCTCGCGCGTATCTCCCGGCGAAATCGTCCTCCTGCACGACTCCGGTCGGACGTTCGGCGCCGATCCCGAAGCTCCGGGTCGTTCCCTAGCCGCCCTCGACGCTGCGCTGACCCTCCTCCGGGAGGCCGGCGTTTCCTTTCGCTTTTCCTCCCTGGGTGAAGGCCTCGCGGCGGCGGCGCGCGGGGAGAGGATCCCCGATCCGCCGCGGCGTTTGCGCCACCGCCTCTACTTCGCCTTCGAACGGCTCCACCACGCGGTGTTGCGCTACACGCCGCTCCTCGGCACGGACGGACTTTTGTACCTCGAGCGGAGGCCGTACTCCGGTCCGCCGCTCGTCGTTCGCGGGCAAACCTTGCTCTCTCCCGGAGATCCGGGGCTCAACCTGCACTTCAACAACGAGCTCCTCTTTTCCGCCCTCCGCAACGAAACTTCCACCTTGCGGTACATGATCCAGCTCAAGCGCCTCGCCGACCAGTCGCTCACGCTCCTCGCGCACTACATCGCGGAGTACGCCCCGGACGTGCGGGGGGTATACGGGCTTTCCGCCTTGCACCGGGGGATCCGCGCCTTCGGCTTTCACGTCCTTCCGCCGCAGGGGACGCTCTGGGAGCGCATTTCCGGGGCCTACATGCTCTGGCTTCTCGGCCTTTTGCACCCCGAGGGCATGCGGCGTCTGCGTGAGGGGGGAGACGTAAGCCCCCGTTGGGTCGTCCTCTCGCGGGAGGAGCTCGAAGCCCGATACGGCGTCCGCGCCGCCGTGCGGTCGGAGCGGTCGTCCCTCGGGCCGACGGGTGCGAAAAAGGCCGCTACGGAAAGGGGAGGGGAAGGAGGATGA
- a CDS encoding TraB/GumN family protein, producing MVFGGRGARRLFAAGLALLVLLAALGCANPFAPSQDGKATSQALLDELRSQEQDAASSAGAKPRPDTGSGKKETRSSAPQDSAQEFPDLLKELVGGGESDTDVFSQLLGGLLGGGTKQEAVRPFAEGSAQGNRGLLFEAKKDGRTVYLMGTIHVAKREMYPFSPEVKKAFQEAGALAVEADVTSLGEQLATVKYTLDGMYSDGRTYRDALPKDVVQKIDEFKSRNRGSAMLIQDSFKPWYLYMMITQVRLSSSLLKDFSPAYGVDMVLIQEAKKLGKPVRSLEGASMQMELLSTLPDDVYAELLRKELSQDDAAYRQEMESLHEFLRTGDTAALERAAVADYRGKSQALETYYQKVIVERNQNMAQRIEEELQRDGRPLFVAVGAAHVVGPDGLAEIFRKKGYTVRQL from the coding sequence ATGGTCTTCGGGGGAAGGGGGGCACGCCGTCTGTTTGCGGCGGGTTTGGCCCTCCTCGTGCTTTTGGCCGCCCTCGGCTGTGCGAATCCGTTTGCTCCCTCTCAGGACGGGAAGGCCACTTCGCAGGCGCTTTTGGACGAATTGCGTTCTCAGGAGCAGGACGCGGCTTCTTCCGCCGGGGCAAAACCACGCCCGGATACCGGTTCTGGCAAAAAGGAAACCCGCTCGTCCGCACCCCAAGACTCCGCCCAAGAGTTCCCCGACCTCTTGAAGGAGCTCGTCGGTGGAGGAGAGTCCGACACCGACGTGTTTTCCCAACTCTTGGGCGGTCTCCTTGGCGGGGGGACGAAGCAGGAGGCGGTTCGCCCCTTTGCCGAAGGAAGCGCGCAGGGGAACCGCGGCCTCCTCTTCGAGGCGAAGAAGGACGGGCGGACCGTCTACCTCATGGGTACGATTCACGTCGCCAAGCGCGAGATGTATCCCTTTTCGCCCGAAGTGAAGAAGGCGTTCCAAGAGGCGGGCGCCCTCGCCGTAGAGGCAGACGTCACCTCTCTCGGCGAACAGCTCGCAACGGTAAAGTACACGCTGGACGGGATGTATTCGGACGGGCGCACGTACCGCGACGCATTGCCTAAGGATGTCGTACAAAAAATCGACGAGTTCAAGTCCCGCAATCGGGGGAGCGCCATGCTCATCCAAGATTCTTTTAAACCCTGGTACCTTTACATGATGATCACCCAAGTGCGGCTTTCCTCTTCACTACTCAAGGATTTCAGTCCCGCCTACGGGGTCGATATGGTTCTCATCCAAGAAGCCAAGAAGCTCGGGAAGCCCGTTCGTTCTCTCGAAGGCGCTTCAATGCAGATGGAGCTTCTTTCGACTCTGCCCGACGACGTCTACGCGGAGCTCCTTCGTAAGGAGCTCTCGCAAGATGATGCGGCGTACCGTCAAGAGATGGAATCCTTACATGAATTTTTGCGCACAGGAGACACCGCTGCGTTGGAGCGGGCGGCTGTAGCCGACTACCGAGGGAAGAGCCAAGCGTTGGAAACGTACTACCAGAAGGTCATCGTGGAACGCAACCAGAATATGGCCCAGCGCATCGAGGAAGAACTCCAGCGCGACGGACGCCCCCTCTTCGTCGCCGTGGGTGCCGCGCACGTCGTAGGGCCGGACGGCCTTGCGGAGATCTTTCGAAAGAAGGGCTACACGGTTCGGCAACTATAA
- the yqeH gene encoding ribosome biogenesis GTPase YqeH, which yields MSDVSAEVRLCPGCGAPLQSTDPHARGYLPPEKWDDPRALCMRCFRMLHYGDPTAVRLSSEDFAEAMASLAKQKVVLLLVVDLLDVEAGLGISLPRGPHHPVLLVGNKEDLLPRSVRRERVVRWLERRAREFGLEPAEVLLLSAKRRRNLEALVAAMERFAGKFRTFAAVGVANAGKSTLLNALREVLAPSAPEVDAPPIPLTVSPFPGTTLSVVRLDLPGDLVLYDTPGALPASTIAPRLLPEELKILVPQEEIRPRVYQLRDPGQTIFLGGLVRVDFVSGPPQPLVVYASSRIRVHRTKLARADELYARHVGELLFPPARDRAERFALREQIPLHLSASPGKRDIAVGSVGWVVQHGQPGEFVVHVPEGVRVYVREAMV from the coding sequence ATGAGCGACGTGTCCGCCGAAGTCCGTCTCTGCCCCGGCTGTGGGGCACCGCTTCAGTCGACCGACCCCCACGCCCGCGGGTACCTGCCACCGGAAAAGTGGGACGACCCTCGGGCTTTGTGCATGCGCTGCTTTCGCATGCTCCACTACGGGGATCCAACGGCCGTCCGCTTGAGTTCCGAGGACTTCGCGGAAGCCATGGCTTCCTTGGCCAAGCAGAAGGTCGTCCTCCTCCTCGTCGTCGACCTTTTGGACGTAGAAGCGGGCCTCGGGATTTCCCTTCCCCGCGGTCCGCACCACCCCGTCCTCCTCGTAGGGAACAAAGAAGACCTCCTTCCCCGCTCGGTGCGGCGGGAGCGCGTCGTGCGGTGGCTCGAGCGTCGGGCGCGGGAGTTCGGCCTCGAGCCCGCGGAAGTCCTCCTTCTGTCGGCCAAGCGTCGGAGAAACCTCGAGGCTCTCGTCGCCGCCATGGAGCGCTTTGCGGGGAAGTTTCGAACTTTTGCCGCCGTGGGCGTGGCAAACGCCGGAAAGTCCACCCTCCTCAACGCCCTGCGGGAGGTGCTCGCGCCTAGTGCTCCTGAGGTGGATGCTCCGCCCATCCCCCTTACGGTTTCTCCGTTTCCCGGGACGACGCTGAGCGTCGTCCGCCTCGACCTCCCCGGAGACCTCGTCCTCTACGATACGCCGGGTGCGCTCCCCGCGAGTACGATCGCCCCTCGCCTGTTGCCGGAAGAGCTCAAAATCCTCGTCCCGCAAGAGGAGATCCGTCCGCGTGTGTACCAACTTCGCGATCCGGGGCAGACGATCTTCCTCGGCGGCCTCGTGCGCGTGGACTTCGTCTCGGGCCCGCCGCAACCCCTCGTCGTGTACGCATCTTCGCGCATCCGCGTACATCGGACGAAGCTCGCCCGTGCCGACGAGCTCTACGCACGCCACGTCGGCGAACTCCTCTTCCCTCCCGCTCGCGACCGTGCGGAACGCTTCGCCTTGCGCGAGCAGATCCCCCTTCACCTCTCCGCCTCGCCGGGGAAGCGCGACATCGCCGTAGGGAGCGTCGGTTGGGTCGTGCAGCACGGACAACCGGGGGAATTCGTCGTCCACGTGCCGGAAGGCGTCCGCGTGTACGTCCGCGAAGCGATGGTGTGA
- a CDS encoding MGDG synthase family glycosyltransferase, whose translation MKGGDIVRERSPLIRRVWVVYAVYGDGHRSAAEAVAEAVRTLHPETDVVVEDFMERVHPRFHRLLQRIFYFALRRAPSAYRTVYNVGAPQKLLFRDVLALVRLAGRAPLLARLRELSPDLVISTHFLATQELAELRARGELLAPLVTVVTDYAVHPFWVHPANDLYFVGSREGKEVLGAFGFPDTRAFAVGLPLRAQFWNADAEGRLRFPLFQESAERPLRLLFMGGGLGMLDSLPELLLALDRLPFAKEYVVVAGRNAPLYRALSEYRGRLQGSLVVYGFVEEVRRLMEEADLLVTKAGGLSVAEAWALGLPIFLYRPLPGHEEENAKLLEAAGVARLVRSPEELLRRVTEFAARPYRGVPNPLRLRAALETVRIVWPYAEEHVLYGSGEAPLLDWEPDDLWEEGFSTGERSADLFPFLGDRGEGGGSDPSCGESPSPRVPLPPGSC comes from the coding sequence ATGAAGGGAGGGGACATCGTCCGCGAGCGGTCGCCGCTCATCCGGCGCGTCTGGGTCGTCTATGCGGTGTATGGCGACGGACATCGGAGCGCCGCCGAAGCCGTGGCGGAAGCCGTGCGCACGCTCCACCCCGAAACGGACGTCGTGGTAGAGGATTTCATGGAGCGGGTACACCCACGCTTTCACCGCCTCCTCCAACGGATCTTTTACTTCGCGCTCCGGCGCGCCCCTTCCGCGTACCGGACCGTCTACAACGTGGGCGCCCCGCAAAAGCTCCTCTTTCGCGACGTCCTCGCCCTCGTCCGCCTTGCGGGTCGGGCGCCCCTTTTGGCCCGCCTGCGCGAACTTTCCCCGGATCTCGTGATCTCCACGCACTTCCTTGCCACCCAGGAACTCGCGGAGCTTCGGGCGCGGGGTGAGCTCCTTGCCCCCCTCGTCACCGTGGTCACGGACTACGCCGTGCACCCGTTTTGGGTACACCCGGCAAACGACCTCTACTTCGTCGGCTCCCGCGAGGGGAAAGAAGTTCTTGGGGCTTTCGGCTTTCCGGACACGCGCGCGTTTGCCGTAGGCCTTCCCCTGCGCGCCCAGTTTTGGAACGCGGATGCCGAAGGGCGTCTTCGCTTCCCCCTCTTCCAGGAAAGCGCCGAGCGGCCGCTGCGCCTTCTCTTTATGGGCGGGGGGTTGGGGATGCTCGACTCCCTCCCCGAGCTCCTCCTTGCCCTCGACCGCCTTCCCTTTGCCAAGGAGTACGTCGTCGTTGCCGGACGGAACGCCCCACTCTACCGCGCGCTTTCGGAATACCGCGGACGGTTGCAAGGCTCCCTCGTGGTGTACGGCTTCGTAGAGGAGGTACGCCGCCTCATGGAGGAGGCTGACCTCCTCGTCACCAAGGCCGGCGGCCTTTCGGTCGCCGAAGCGTGGGCCTTGGGTCTGCCCATCTTCCTCTACCGCCCGCTGCCGGGACACGAAGAGGAAAACGCGAAGCTCCTCGAGGCGGCCGGCGTGGCGCGCCTCGTCCGCTCGCCCGAGGAACTCCTGCGCCGGGTCACGGAGTTTGCCGCCCGTCCGTACCGCGGCGTCCCCAATCCGCTCCGCTTGCGGGCGGCCCTTGAGACGGTTCGGATCGTCTGGCCGTATGCTGAGGAACACGTCCTCTACGGATCGGGAGAAGCTCCGCTTCTCGATTGGGAGCCCGACGACCTCTGGGAGGAAGGCTTTTCCACAGGCGAGAGGTCAGCGGACCTCTTTCCGTTTTTGGGGGATAGAGGGGAGGGGGGCGGGAGCGATCCGTCGTGCGGCGAATCACCGTCCCCACGGGTGCCCCTTCCTCCCGGGTCCTGCTGA
- a CDS encoding ABC transporter substrate-binding protein, translating into MRSLQSVRRRSVPFLLFLALLLILSACGGKSQGTAGAPDASSGAPAKAAETPKTLTIRDAYDREVTISLPVKRVAALAPGALRFVIYLDGVDRLAGVEAIEQREASLSLGRTYTQIYEKEFKALPTISPGGPQKAPDPEALAKVNPDVVFTTLDPKELDALAEKVSFPIVSINFTPKLSQGFPGPVSTEFGPEFRASLELVAKVLGREDRAQKLLQDIDAVEKDLRERAARAENKPGPRVYLGGLAFRGGAGIESTAASYFPFDILGANNVAREGGKKGSFLIDKEKLLEWNPDVIFIDSINLDLIRQDCQRRPEFYRQLKAIQEGRTYTLLPIRNYGINGEIALLDAYWVGKILYPEAFGDVDLDKKGRELFRMFFGDKGETAYEELIRTYGGLRTVNPCEP; encoded by the coding sequence ATGCGCAGTTTACAAAGCGTGCGTCGTCGGAGCGTCCCCTTCCTCCTCTTCTTGGCGCTCCTCCTCATCCTTTCTGCCTGCGGCGGAAAAAGCCAAGGTACCGCAGGCGCGCCCGACGCTTCGTCGGGGGCACCCGCAAAGGCAGCGGAAACGCCGAAGACCCTCACCATACGCGACGCCTACGATCGCGAGGTGACGATCTCCCTACCCGTAAAGCGCGTGGCCGCCCTCGCCCCCGGCGCGCTCCGCTTCGTGATCTATTTGGACGGCGTAGACCGCCTCGCCGGGGTAGAGGCGATCGAACAACGGGAAGCTTCCCTCTCCCTCGGCCGCACGTACACGCAGATTTACGAGAAGGAATTCAAGGCCTTGCCCACGATTTCCCCCGGCGGTCCGCAAAAGGCCCCGGACCCCGAGGCCCTCGCCAAAGTGAACCCGGACGTCGTCTTTACGACGCTCGATCCCAAGGAGCTCGACGCCCTCGCGGAAAAGGTGAGCTTCCCTATCGTCTCCATCAACTTCACGCCCAAGCTCTCGCAAGGATTTCCCGGTCCCGTATCTACGGAATTCGGCCCCGAGTTTCGCGCCTCGCTGGAGCTCGTGGCCAAGGTCCTCGGCCGAGAAGACCGAGCCCAGAAGCTCCTTCAGGACATCGACGCCGTGGAAAAGGACCTTCGAGAGCGCGCGGCCCGGGCCGAAAACAAGCCCGGACCGCGGGTGTACCTGGGCGGACTTGCCTTCAGGGGCGGCGCGGGAATTGAGAGCACGGCCGCATCGTACTTCCCGTTCGACATCCTCGGGGCGAACAACGTAGCGCGCGAAGGCGGGAAAAAGGGGAGCTTCCTCATCGACAAGGAAAAGCTCCTCGAGTGGAACCCAGACGTGATCTTCATCGACAGCATCAACCTCGACCTCATCCGCCAAGACTGCCAAAGGCGTCCCGAGTTTTACCGCCAACTCAAGGCCATCCAAGAGGGCCGTACCTATACCCTGCTCCCCATTCGCAACTACGGGATCAACGGCGAGATCGCCCTCCTCGACGCCTACTGGGTGGGCAAGATCCTCTACCCCGAAGCCTTTGGCGACGTCGACCTCGACAAAAAGGGCCGCGAGCTTTTCCGGATGTTCTTCGGCGACAAGGGTGAGACCGCCTATGAGGAACTCATCCGGACGTACGGCGGCCTGCGCACGGTAAACCCCTGCGAACCGTAA
- a CDS encoding DUF364 domain-containing protein, with protein sequence MEQSPSSPPLVKKDPSSWPPLGWRWEYYHALLELVPDDLVVDEVLVGLHWTLVRSGDRVGMSMTYREGEVSVPQAGDFAGKPLREVARLVLSWNFVEAAIGVAAIGAGVNTRERVESLLGYPLESYDPKSAFDALREKLRGKRVAVVGHFPGIEELREDVELTIFERAPLPGDTPDPAAEYLMAEQDAVFLTASTLVNKTFPRMLELAREKFLVLVGPSTPMHPLLYTWGVDVLAGLVVLDPERVWRIAQEGGHRRLFQEGAFRVNVPRHGGGL encoded by the coding sequence TTGGAGCAAAGCCCTTCTTCCCCGCCCCTCGTAAAGAAGGACCCGAGTTCCTGGCCGCCCTTGGGTTGGCGCTGGGAATACTACCACGCCCTCCTCGAGCTCGTCCCGGACGACCTCGTCGTCGACGAGGTGCTCGTCGGCCTTCACTGGACGCTCGTGCGCAGCGGCGACCGCGTGGGCATGTCCATGACGTACCGCGAGGGAGAAGTTTCCGTACCGCAGGCGGGGGACTTCGCCGGTAAGCCCTTGCGCGAGGTGGCGCGGCTTGTTCTGTCCTGGAACTTCGTCGAGGCGGCCATTGGCGTGGCGGCCATCGGCGCCGGGGTAAACACGCGAGAACGCGTCGAGTCCCTCCTCGGATACCCTCTGGAATCCTACGACCCAAAGAGCGCTTTCGACGCCTTGCGCGAAAAGCTTCGCGGGAAAAGGGTAGCCGTCGTCGGGCACTTCCCGGGTATCGAAGAGCTGAGGGAAGACGTGGAACTCACGATCTTCGAACGCGCACCCCTCCCGGGGGATACCCCCGATCCGGCGGCGGAGTACCTCATGGCCGAGCAGGACGCCGTCTTTCTCACCGCCTCGACCTTGGTGAACAAGACCTTCCCCCGGATGCTCGAGCTCGCCCGCGAGAAGTTCCTCGTCCTCGTCGGGCCGAGCACGCCCATGCACCCGCTCCTCTACACGTGGGGCGTGGACGTCCTCGCGGGGCTCGTCGTCCTCGACCCCGAACGCGTATGGCGCATCGCCCAAGAAGGCGGCCACCGTAGGCTCTTCCAAGAAGGCGCCTTCCGCGTCAACGTCCCGCGCCACGGCGGAGGTCTGTAA
- a CDS encoding YqeG family HAD IIIA-type phosphatase, with the protein MDRREEGQAFLQHGRGQHSGLPSRREVFPSARRERALLKKLLGYFVPERLADSLADVDLEELAREGVRGVLVDLDNTLLPWNSSEIPPAHRAWLEAARARGISVCVISNNHTTRVESALRELGIPYVSSARKPLRVGFVRALRQLGLPPEACIVVGDQLLTDVWGAHRMGMRAVLVRPVVSTDGPHTRVNRFFERRLRRLLERLGLWPEEG; encoded by the coding sequence ATCGACCGACGGGAAGAAGGGCAGGCTTTTCTGCAGCACGGCAGGGGACAGCACTCCGGACTTCCTTCAAGACGCGAGGTCTTCCCGTCCGCCCGACGCGAACGCGCTCTTCTCAAGAAGCTCCTCGGGTACTTCGTTCCCGAGCGTCTGGCCGATTCCCTCGCCGACGTAGATCTCGAGGAGCTCGCGCGTGAGGGCGTGCGTGGGGTGCTCGTCGATTTGGACAACACCCTCCTTCCGTGGAACTCGTCGGAAATTCCCCCCGCCCACCGCGCCTGGCTCGAGGCGGCCCGCGCGCGGGGGATTTCCGTATGCGTGATTTCCAACAACCACACGACGCGGGTAGAAAGCGCCCTTCGGGAACTCGGCATTCCCTACGTTTCTTCGGCGCGAAAGCCCTTGCGCGTCGGGTTCGTACGCGCCCTGCGCCAGCTCGGCCTTCCGCCCGAAGCGTGTATCGTCGTCGGCGATCAGCTCCTCACGGACGTCTGGGGTGCGCACCGCATGGGGATGCGCGCCGTTCTCGTCCGCCCCGTCGTGTCGACGGATGGGCCGCACACGCGCGTAAACCGCTTTTTCGAACGCCGACTTCGCCGCCTGCTCGAGCGGCTCGGCCTGTGGCCCGAGGAGGGATGA
- a CDS encoding molybdopterin molybdotransferase MoeA, whose translation MLQERLRKGPFIPVADAQEALFARLRVRETQEIPLASALGHVLAEDIRAPRDVPPFDRSLQDGFALRSEDVPGELRVVEELPAGSFPTRPLRRGEAARVMTGAPVPPGADAVVPFEIVDFPLGSVGRKGETIVLSEAVPREFKVQRKGSDFPAGTNVLRAGTRIGAAELAALSALGFSHIRVYRKPSVAVLSTGEELRNPPEDLSPAEIYDANGPFLVGLLAERGFPVRYAGRVPDRMQDIVRRARELLQDVDVLVTSGGVSVGDTDIVPFAAEAADLEVVFRWVAMRPGKSTTAAVAPDGAKLWLALHGNPAAAYVAAHLFLLPALCRLSGETTPLPERHLAVLRGAPGIRETGGPIPYPLTQYYRGKLRWEGTTPVVDAARIQLSPYISSFLDSDVLVEIPHDRTVGEGDLVHVVRTACR comes from the coding sequence GTGCTTCAAGAACGCCTGCGCAAAGGCCCCTTTATACCCGTAGCCGACGCCCAGGAGGCGCTTTTCGCGCGCCTCCGCGTCCGGGAAACTCAAGAGATACCCCTCGCCTCCGCCCTGGGACACGTGCTCGCCGAAGATATCCGCGCTCCGCGCGACGTCCCCCCTTTCGACCGTTCGCTCCAGGACGGCTTCGCGCTTCGATCTGAGGACGTCCCCGGGGAGCTCCGCGTGGTAGAGGAGCTCCCCGCGGGGAGTTTCCCCACCCGACCCCTCCGGCGCGGTGAGGCAGCGCGCGTGATGACGGGGGCGCCCGTCCCGCCCGGGGCGGACGCCGTCGTCCCCTTTGAAATCGTGGACTTCCCCCTCGGTTCTGTAGGGCGCAAGGGGGAAACGATCGTCTTATCCGAAGCGGTCCCGAGGGAATTCAAGGTGCAGCGCAAAGGAAGCGACTTCCCCGCCGGAACGAATGTCCTCCGAGCGGGAACGCGCATTGGCGCGGCGGAGCTCGCCGCCCTTTCTGCCTTGGGATTTTCCCATATCCGCGTCTACCGCAAGCCGTCCGTCGCCGTCCTCTCTACCGGCGAGGAACTACGAAACCCGCCGGAAGACCTAAGCCCGGCGGAGATCTACGACGCAAACGGTCCGTTTCTCGTCGGGCTTCTCGCGGAGCGGGGGTTTCCCGTGCGCTACGCAGGGCGCGTTCCCGACCGCATGCAGGACATCGTCCGGCGCGCGCGGGAACTTTTGCAAGACGTCGACGTCCTCGTCACCTCCGGTGGCGTGAGCGTCGGCGATACGGACATCGTCCCCTTTGCCGCGGAGGCTGCCGATCTGGAGGTCGTCTTCCGCTGGGTGGCCATGCGGCCAGGAAAGTCGACGACCGCCGCCGTAGCCCCCGACGGGGCGAAGCTTTGGCTCGCCCTTCACGGCAATCCGGCGGCCGCATACGTCGCCGCCCACCTCTTCCTCCTCCCCGCCCTGTGCCGCCTTTCTGGCGAGACAACCCCCCTCCCCGAAAGGCACCTCGCCGTCCTCCGCGGTGCGCCCGGCATCCGCGAGACCGGAGGGCCGATCCCCTACCCGCTCACCCAATACTACCGGGGAAAACTCCGGTGGGAGGGCACAACACCCGTGGTCGACGCCGCGCGCATCCAGCTTTCTCCTTACATCTCGAGCTTTTTGGACTCCGACGTGCTCGTGGAAATCCCCCACGACCGCACCGTAGGCGAAGGGGATCTCGTGCACGTGGTGCGGACCGCGTGTCGGTAG